From the genome of Nitrosopumilus sp., one region includes:
- a CDS encoding FkbM family methyltransferase, giving the protein MRPKYYDQSTSGSDDTIKQVFDDLDYSPTWFFSDGTVETVIDIGAMIGSFTLWAHEKWPDAKIYSYEPDPKSFNFLKKNISTCSDSKKIKIFNSAIWNDEKEVVFQQFEKTPSCNSLLIFDPPYVTGISNKIKIETKSFSKIVQKFDKIDFLKIDCEGSEYDILYSLKKPEFKKIKYIALEYHEFDDNLKHTANELSNYLRDNGFLTQIIPNTSQSYGFGYIYAAKIENDSNLINKIFDGEKKRILKYIELPVELQKKLVKLQNEFNERTEWALTLDKQCKDNADTILNLNNSLSTKDAKLQETQEILSTKDAKLQETQEILSTKDAKLQETQEILSTKDAKLQETQEILSTKDAKLQETQEILSTKDAKLQETQEILSTKESQIEELQGNFYMNENELNALKNSLLFKTPFKIARYFDKIFPEKTKRGEFLRLSRMSLLIIQNEGIGALFQALDEKIKRQRFLKKNLSIKLKNLKFLNK; this is encoded by the coding sequence TTGAGACCAAAATATTATGATCAATCAACCTCTGGTTCAGATGACACTATTAAACAAGTTTTTGACGATTTAGATTATTCACCAACTTGGTTTTTTTCAGATGGAACTGTGGAGACCGTTATTGACATTGGAGCAATGATTGGCTCATTTACTTTATGGGCTCATGAAAAATGGCCCGATGCTAAAATTTATTCTTATGAACCTGATCCAAAAAGCTTTAATTTTTTAAAAAAAAACATATCCACTTGCTCTGATTCAAAAAAAATCAAAATTTTTAATTCTGCTATTTGGAATGATGAAAAGGAAGTAGTTTTTCAACAATTTGAAAAAACTCCTAGCTGTAATAGTCTTCTAATCTTTGATCCTCCTTATGTAACTGGTATTTCTAATAAAATAAAAATAGAAACTAAATCTTTTTCAAAAATAGTACAAAAATTTGACAAAATAGATTTTCTAAAAATTGACTGTGAAGGCTCTGAATATGATATATTATACTCACTAAAAAAACCTGAATTCAAAAAAATTAAATACATTGCGTTAGAATATCATGAATTTGATGACAATCTAAAACATACTGCTAATGAACTTTCAAATTATTTGAGAGATAATGGATTTCTAACACAAATAATACCTAATACTAGCCAAAGTTATGGATTTGGATATATTTATGCCGCTAAAATAGAAAATGATTCTAATCTCATCAATAAAATTTTTGATGGTGAAAAAAAGAGAATTTTAAAATATATTGAATTACCTGTTGAACTTCAAAAAAAACTTGTTAAATTACAAAATGAATTTAATGAACGGACAGAATGGGCATTAACACTTGATAAACAATGCAAAGATAATGCTGATACAATACTTAACCTGAATAATTCATTATCCACTAAAGACGCCAAGCTGCAAGAAACACAGGAAATACTATCCACTAAAGACGCCAAGCTGCAAGAAACACAGGAAATACTATCCACTAAAGACGCCAAGCTGCAAGAAACACAGGAAATACTATCCACTAAAGACGCCAAGCTGCAAGAAACACAGGAAATACTATCCACTAAAGACGCCAAGCTGCAAGAAACACAGGAAATACTATCCACTAAAGACGCCAAGCTACAAGAAACACAGGAAATACTATCCACTAAAGAATCTCAGATTGAAGAATTACAAGGAAATTTTTATATGAATGAAAATGAATTAAATGCTTTAAAAAATTCACTTCTTTTTAAAACTCCCTTTAAAATTGCTAGATATTTTGATAAGATATTTCCAGAGAAAACTAAAAGAGGTGAATTTTTAAGATTATCAAGAATGTCACTATTGATAATTCAAAATGAAGGAATTGGAGCATTATTTCAGGCATTAGATGAAAAAATCAAAAGACAACGTTTTTTAAAAAAAAATCTTTCAATAAAACTAAAAAATCTAAAATTCCTGAACAAATAG
- a CDS encoding ATP-binding cassette domain-containing protein: protein MDDNVIVENLSKSFRLYHEKSKSVFDLVRTAVNKNPYEMLHVLNDVSFSVKKGEMLGILGRNGIGKTTLLRLIAGIYKPDTGKITINGKLVPFLAIGSGFHPELTAISNVKLYGTLLGISRNEIKDKMDEIIKFAELEKFADSKLKHFSAGMSARLAFSTAIHVEPDILLMDEIISVGDLSFQQKSYDACMSLKNKGKSIILVTHSMQPVREFCDRAILLNKGEIESAGNTEEVVSQYEKMSI, encoded by the coding sequence ATGGATGACAATGTAATTGTAGAGAACTTATCAAAATCATTTAGACTATACCATGAAAAATCTAAATCAGTTTTTGATCTGGTACGAACTGCAGTAAATAAAAATCCATACGAAATGCTACATGTTCTAAATGATGTGTCATTTTCGGTTAAAAAAGGAGAAATGTTAGGAATTTTAGGTAGAAATGGAATAGGGAAAACCACATTGCTCCGATTAATAGCTGGAATATACAAGCCAGATACTGGAAAAATTACTATAAATGGTAAATTAGTTCCATTTCTTGCAATAGGATCAGGTTTTCATCCTGAACTTACAGCCATATCAAATGTGAAATTATACGGTACATTATTAGGAATTTCAAGAAATGAAATCAAAGATAAGATGGATGAAATTATAAAATTTGCAGAACTGGAAAAATTTGCAGATTCAAAATTAAAACATTTTTCAGCAGGAATGTCTGCAAGATTGGCTTTTTCAACAGCAATCCATGTAGAACCAGATATTTTATTGATGGATGAAATTATTTCTGTCGGGGATCTTTCATTTCAACAAAAAAGCTATGATGCATGTATGTCTTTAAAGAATAAAGGTAAATCAATAATTCTTGTAACACATAGTATGCAACCAGTTAGAGAATTTTGTGATAGAGCCATTTTGTTAAACAAGGGGGAAATCGAATCCGCGGGGAATACAGAAGAGGTGGTCTCTCAGTATGAAAAAATGTCGATATAA
- a CDS encoding ABC transporter permease: MKNDKHALSNKKSLIRELAILDLKLKYRNSILGFFWSFLEPLLMLAVLYAVFTNIFQSSIEQFPLYLLLGIIMWNMVVRGTTMGVNSIVTRGGLLTQLYLPRSIFATSSAVTAMIMLGFELIVFVIFMAIFQFVPPITILLLPLILGMMFILVLGLSLPLSVLNVYYRDVQFIWGIVIHAGFFIVPIFYTLDMLPENVREVVLLNPMAQLIEMAHNVALYGLLPSFQDLSYTIGSILAIFFVGYIIFKKMKDRIVEEF; encoded by the coding sequence ATGAAAAACGATAAACATGCATTAAGTAATAAAAAATCCCTCATTAGAGAATTAGCAATACTAGATCTTAAATTAAAATATAGAAATTCAATATTGGGTTTCTTTTGGTCATTTTTAGAACCTCTACTTATGCTCGCAGTATTATATGCAGTATTTACTAATATTTTCCAATCATCAATAGAACAATTTCCACTCTATCTGTTACTAGGCATAATAATGTGGAATATGGTAGTAAGAGGAACTACAATGGGAGTCAATAGTATTGTAACTAGAGGAGGTTTATTGACTCAGCTTTATTTGCCAAGATCAATTTTTGCAACAAGCTCTGCTGTGACTGCCATGATTATGTTGGGATTTGAGTTGATAGTTTTTGTTATATTTATGGCAATATTCCAATTTGTCCCACCAATTACAATTTTGTTACTTCCATTAATTCTTGGGATGATGTTTATCCTTGTATTGGGTTTGTCTTTACCCCTTTCTGTTCTTAATGTGTATTATAGAGATGTTCAGTTTATTTGGGGAATAGTCATACATGCAGGATTTTTTATTGTTCCTATTTTTTATACTCTTGATATGTTACCTGAGAATGTCAGAGAAGTTGTATTGTTAAATCCAATGGCTCAATTAATTGAGATGGCACATAATGTGGCTTTATATGGATTATTACCAAGTTTTCAGGATCTATCATATACAATAGGCAGCATTCTAGCAATATTTTTTGTAGGGTATATTATTTTTAAAAAAATGAAAGACAGGATAGTGGAGGAATTTTAA
- a CDS encoding FkbM family methyltransferase, whose protein sequence is MDDHQIKSIVRQIYQKKLLRNIDEIELLYFFNEFKNNKLNESSLISLLESSDEFKSINDLKQGFTMTNQGFQIFLDPEDQIISRYLAIKKIWEPEETDFFNKSICEGMTVIDIGANIGYFTLLFSNLVGNSGKVIAFEPNPRSFKILNKNTQSNIIKNVTLFPNALGKFNHSTKLFLSKINFGDNRISKKLIETTDLERKAIDVDVITLDDVLQNMSVDFLKIDAQGSEMNILQGAKNIIKKNEQIKMVIEFWPIGLMAHDCQPIDFLTELKSLKFNIYDFSDIKNEITIEQLCNKYTGKSYTNLFCVKNTN, encoded by the coding sequence TTGGATGATCATCAAATAAAATCTATTGTTAGACAAATATATCAAAAAAAATTATTAAGAAATATAGATGAAATTGAATTACTATATTTCTTCAATGAATTTAAAAATAATAAATTAAACGAATCTTCTTTAATTTCATTATTAGAATCATCAGATGAATTCAAAAGCATAAATGATTTAAAACAAGGATTTACAATGACCAACCAAGGATTTCAAATTTTTTTAGATCCTGAAGATCAAATTATTTCTAGATATCTAGCAATTAAAAAAATTTGGGAACCTGAAGAAACTGATTTTTTTAACAAATCCATATGTGAAGGAATGACTGTAATTGATATAGGCGCAAATATAGGATATTTCACGTTACTGTTTTCCAATTTGGTCGGAAATTCGGGTAAAGTAATTGCATTTGAACCCAATCCGCGTAGTTTTAAAATCTTAAACAAAAATACACAATCAAACATAATAAAAAATGTAACCCTTTTTCCTAATGCTTTGGGCAAATTTAATCATTCTACAAAATTATTTTTATCAAAAATTAATTTTGGAGATAATCGAATATCTAAAAAATTAATTGAAACAACTGATCTAGAACGTAAAGCAATAGATGTTGATGTTATTACTCTTGATGATGTTTTACAAAACATGTCTGTTGATTTTTTAAAAATTGATGCACAAGGTTCTGAAATGAACATCCTTCAAGGCGCTAAAAATATAATTAAAAAAAATGAACAAATTAAAATGGTTATAGAATTTTGGCCTATTGGATTAATGGCACATGATTGTCAACCTATTGATTTTCTAACTGAATTAAAATCATTAAAATTCAATATTTATGATTTCTCTGATATTAAAAATGAAATTACAATTGAACAATTATGTAATAAATATACTGGAAAATCATATACAAATTTATTTTGTGTTAAAAATACTAATTAA
- a CDS encoding 4-methyl-5(B-hydroxyethyl)-thiazole monophosphate biosynthesis protein has product MANITFTIPSVLNSGGGEKKVEISVDSLQDAFVKISEVMGDDFKRRVLESDGTPRSLINIYINGKNAKFSSGMETVLKDGDEIYILPAVAGGSEELSAKELDRFSRQVMLEEIGYNGQLKLKNSKVCVVGTGGLGNPITSRLAAMGIGTLRIVDRDVIELSNLHRQTLFDEDDVGHVKVEVAAKKLKKLNADCKIEALAVSVNDYTALEVVEGCDVVIDALDSVNARYALNKACVKFGIPFVTGAAVGVSGQIFTILPKVSACYYCMFPELDEDSMPTCSIEGVHPSILSIVGGIEVAEAVKIIIGKKPSLSEKILHIDLENLDFNHTRTFRVEECPICGSGEIKEITKEELILEELCGRNQGKRTFSITPTETFDLDVASVSGIAQEKGLAVDNQGELGLSLRNNDYSVSFMKRGSAVVVGPKDEQEAILLYSQLVGKTIKKTAN; this is encoded by the coding sequence AAAAGAAAGTAGAAATTTCTGTAGATTCCCTGCAAGACGCGTTTGTAAAAATATCTGAAGTGATGGGTGATGACTTTAAGAGAAGAGTATTAGAAAGTGATGGAACTCCACGTTCTTTGATTAACATATACATCAACGGAAAAAATGCAAAATTTTCTAGCGGCATGGAGACTGTTCTAAAAGATGGAGATGAGATTTACATCTTACCTGCAGTAGCTGGTGGCTCTGAAGAACTATCTGCAAAAGAACTTGATAGGTTTTCACGACAAGTAATGCTTGAAGAAATTGGATATAACGGGCAATTAAAACTAAAAAATTCTAAAGTTTGTGTTGTTGGAACTGGTGGCCTTGGAAACCCAATAACATCAAGATTAGCTGCAATGGGCATTGGAACTTTGAGAATTGTTGATAGGGATGTAATCGAATTGTCAAATCTACATAGGCAAACTCTATTTGATGAAGATGATGTAGGTCATGTCAAAGTGGAAGTAGCTGCAAAAAAATTAAAAAAATTAAATGCTGATTGTAAGATAGAGGCACTAGCTGTTTCTGTTAATGACTATACTGCACTTGAAGTTGTTGAAGGGTGTGATGTTGTCATTGATGCACTTGATAGTGTCAATGCTCGATATGCATTAAACAAAGCATGTGTCAAATTTGGAATTCCATTTGTAACCGGCGCTGCAGTTGGAGTCTCTGGTCAGATATTTACTATTCTGCCAAAAGTAAGTGCATGCTATTATTGCATGTTTCCTGAATTAGATGAAGACTCAATGCCTACGTGCAGCATTGAGGGTGTACATCCGTCAATACTTTCAATAGTCGGCGGAATAGAAGTTGCAGAGGCCGTCAAAATCATAATCGGAAAAAAACCTAGTCTCTCAGAAAAAATACTTCACATTGATTTGGAGAATCTCGATTTTAATCATACTAGGACATTCCGAGTTGAAGAATGTCCAATTTGTGGCTCAGGTGAGATAAAAGAAATCACAAAAGAGGAACTTATCCTAGAAGAACTATGTGGCAGAAATCAGGGAAAAAGAACATTTTCAATTACTCCTACTGAAACATTTGATCTTGATGTTGCCAGTGTGTCTGGAATTGCACAGGAAAAAGGCTTAGCTGTTGACAATCAAGGTGAGCTTGGTTTGTCTTTGCGAAACAATGATTATTCTGTAAGTTTTATGAAAAGGGGTTCAGCCGTGGTTGTCGGGCCAAAAGATGAACAAGAAGCAATTTTACTATACAGTCAACTGGTAGGAAAAACTATCAAAAAAACGGCAAATTAA
- a CDS encoding NAD-dependent epimerase/dehydratase family protein has protein sequence MLKKILVTGYDGFLGSHLTKKLSKRFEIIGLSKNKAKNSKIKQINKDVRKIKTSDIPKDISHIIHLAALTDVKFCEQFPTQCFEVNVMGTQNLLEIARNLNSKFTFLSTSHVYGVPETLPITQKHPLHPTSNYAASKLAAEIICESYSKSYDLDCSILRIFSVYGPKSPEHLVTSRIISQFLTKNILELGNTNSKRDFIYVDDVINAIEFVIKKSKGFKIYNVGNGKSYSILELCTMLENITGKKITINPVKSLLRKTDADDVFSDNSQLRQLGWKSKTSMKEGLNVTFDWFYSNSK, from the coding sequence ATTTTGAAAAAAATACTTGTAACTGGATATGATGGATTTTTAGGCTCACATTTAACTAAAAAATTATCAAAAAGATTTGAAATTATAGGATTGTCTAAGAATAAGGCTAAAAATTCAAAAATAAAACAAATTAACAAAGATGTAAGAAAAATAAAAACAAGTGATATTCCAAAAGATATTTCACATATTATTCATTTAGCTGCATTAACTGATGTAAAATTTTGTGAGCAATTTCCCACTCAGTGTTTTGAAGTAAATGTCATGGGAACTCAAAATTTACTAGAAATTGCCAGAAATTTGAATTCTAAATTTACTTTCTTGAGTACTAGTCATGTTTATGGTGTCCCTGAAACTTTACCCATCACTCAAAAACACCCGCTGCATCCGACTTCCAATTATGCTGCAAGTAAACTTGCAGCAGAAATCATCTGTGAATCATATTCAAAATCATATGATCTTGATTGTTCAATATTGAGAATTTTTTCAGTTTATGGACCCAAAAGCCCTGAACATTTAGTTACGTCTAGAATAATATCCCAATTTTTAACAAAAAATATTTTAGAACTTGGAAATACAAATTCAAAACGAGATTTCATTTATGTTGACGATGTTATCAATGCAATAGAATTTGTTATAAAAAAATCAAAAGGGTTTAAAATTTACAATGTGGGAAATGGTAAAAGCTATTCTATTTTAGAATTATGTACTATGCTTGAAAATATTACTGGAAAGAAAATAACAATTAATCCAGTTAAATCTCTTTTACGGAAAACTGACGCTGATGATGTATTTTCGGATAATTCTCAATTAAGACAATTAGGGTGGAAATCTAAGACATCTATGAAAGAAGGATTAAACGTTACTTTTGATTGGTTTTATTCAAATTCTAAGTAA
- a CDS encoding methyltransferase domain-containing protein produces the protein MNVCNICNTELKYDLVDSLTIDEIGKFREGLLCKGCGSISRDRIMMWVLANTHSKTEILSNIPENKNIRILESTATRGHTKILDSKFEYINTIFNSDAIKEGKDPRKFADFQKLHFLDSSFDYILASDVFEHVRLDDECYSEIFRTLKPGGYFLMTVPFTYELENSLIRVKPEGDKDIFLLPPEYHADHTLVYRVYGKDLFKKLTRHGFHVSYVHAQIKKYGISKQTVFICRKENNVEDDFLNNKDVLIFQKETYR, from the coding sequence ATGAATGTGTGTAATATTTGTAATACTGAGTTAAAATATGATTTAGTAGATTCTTTAACAATTGATGAGATTGGAAAATTCAGAGAAGGATTACTATGTAAAGGATGTGGTTCAATTTCAAGAGACAGAATAATGATGTGGGTTTTAGCCAATACGCATTCTAAAACTGAAATTTTGTCCAATATTCCTGAAAATAAAAATATACGAATACTTGAATCAACTGCTACTCGCGGCCATACAAAGATTTTAGATTCAAAATTTGAATATATTAATACAATTTTTAATTCAGATGCAATTAAAGAAGGTAAAGATCCACGTAAATTTGCAGATTTTCAAAAATTGCATTTTCTAGATAGTTCTTTCGATTATATTTTAGCAAGCGATGTTTTTGAACATGTAAGATTAGATGATGAGTGTTATTCAGAGATATTTAGAACCCTAAAACCTGGAGGTTATTTTCTAATGACAGTGCCGTTTACTTATGAATTAGAAAATAGTCTCATCAGAGTAAAACCTGAAGGAGATAAAGATATTTTTTTACTTCCTCCAGAATATCATGCAGACCATACATTGGTATATCGAGTCTATGGAAAAGATTTATTCAAGAAATTGACAAGGCATGGTTTTCATGTTTCTTACGTGCACGCACAAATTAAAAAATATGGCATTAGTAAACAAACTGTTTTTATTTGTAGAAAAGAAAATAATGTTGAAGATGATTTTTTGAACAACAAAGACGTGTTAATATTTCAAAAAGAAACCTACCGATAA
- a CDS encoding SIS domain-containing protein, giving the protein MYAVYDDWPNIARDAYTKNSNKIDLDPTNHIVFAGMGGSGTIGDFFSAVLSKTNIHTNVVKGYTLPSSTTSNSLIILISVSGNSAEIISVLKSAHDIGCQIVAFSSGGYVEKFCKDNDMLHGKITMIHSPRSSFVGYIYEIIQLLSNIIPISKTAIEESLLELDKTCEIINSKNLTFSNPSLQLAEKVSGIPLIYYPWGLFPSAVRFKNSIQENVKIHVMIEDIIEACHNNIVSWESSSDVFPILLQGDDDNVKTKERWKILKEYFKINDIDYHQIYSVKGSIFSKLINLIYLLDYSSIYLAVKNKIDPSPVKSIDFVKSRLES; this is encoded by the coding sequence ATGTATGCAGTTTATGATGATTGGCCTAATATTGCCCGTGATGCATATACTAAAAATTCTAATAAAATAGATTTAGATCCCACTAACCATATTGTTTTTGCAGGTATGGGTGGTTCTGGAACTATTGGTGATTTCTTTTCGGCAGTATTATCTAAAACAAATATTCACACAAATGTTGTTAAAGGGTATACTTTGCCAAGTTCTACAACTTCTAATTCACTTATAATTCTAATTAGTGTGTCTGGAAATTCTGCAGAAATAATTAGTGTTTTAAAGTCTGCGCATGATATTGGTTGTCAAATTGTAGCATTTTCATCTGGAGGTTATGTGGAAAAGTTTTGTAAAGATAATGATATGTTGCATGGTAAAATTACCATGATTCATTCACCCCGTTCCTCATTTGTGGGTTATATCTATGAAATAATACAACTTTTAAGTAATATTATCCCAATCTCAAAAACTGCAATTGAGGAATCCTTGCTAGAATTAGATAAAACTTGTGAAATTATAAATTCTAAAAATCTAACTTTTTCTAATCCTTCGTTACAACTAGCTGAAAAAGTGTCTGGAATTCCTTTAATATATTACCCATGGGGTTTGTTTCCTTCTGCAGTCAGATTTAAAAATTCTATTCAAGAAAATGTAAAGATACATGTAATGATTGAAGATATAATTGAAGCATGTCATAACAATATTGTATCTTGGGAGAGTTCTTCCGATGTTTTTCCTATTTTATTGCAAGGAGATGATGATAATGTAAAAACTAAAGAACGATGGAAAATATTAAAAGAATATTTTAAAATTAATGACATTGATTATCATCAAATATACTCTGTAAAAGGGTCAATATTTTCAAAATTAATTAATTTGATTTACTTGTTAGACTATTCATCAATCTATCTTGCTGTGAAAAATAAAATTGATCCATCTCCTGTAAAATCAATTGATTTTGTAAAGAGTAGATTAGAATCTTAA
- a CDS encoding glycosyltransferase translates to MRILFLSQFFSSTRGGGEHLFYVIVKKLAENNHQVWVITNKIEDENYPVNKNIQIVFVPPVLKYQGGLPPSIKDNVQYFINALREGKKIIGKNDIDVIHSNNFTPAFVGGILSFLTSRVHITSVWDIFTLCGCDYWKKWVSQTGVSKINQFIGPVFEKWVLKTKCHAFHTISNASNNDLVKFGAKKPIYIIPPSIEEIQKMKTIQNDKQFIYVGRLVFYKNVEILIKAINIVKKQEKQIKLIIVGGGPQLKKIKDMVKKLHLEDNITIKGYVSSEEKIKLISQSNAMLFPSVCEGFGLVILEAFSQNKPVIVSNIPPMSDTINHNETGFVLNSNDENAWAEYILRLTRNPHDSKQMGIKGNKVLKEKYNQKKFYQNIINMYESML, encoded by the coding sequence GTGAGAATTCTTTTCTTATCACAATTTTTCTCATCAACGAGAGGTGGAGGAGAGCACTTATTCTATGTAATAGTTAAGAAATTAGCTGAAAATAATCATCAAGTCTGGGTTATTACTAACAAAATTGAAGATGAAAATTATCCAGTTAATAAAAATATACAAATTGTTTTTGTTCCACCAGTTCTAAAATATCAAGGAGGTCTACCACCATCGATTAAAGATAATGTTCAATATTTCATTAATGCTTTAAGAGAAGGAAAAAAAATTATTGGGAAAAATGACATAGACGTTATTCATTCCAATAATTTTACACCTGCATTTGTTGGAGGAATTCTCTCATTTTTGACATCAAGAGTTCACATTACATCAGTTTGGGATATTTTTACATTGTGTGGATGTGATTATTGGAAAAAATGGGTAAGTCAAACAGGAGTATCTAAAATAAATCAATTCATAGGACCTGTATTTGAAAAGTGGGTTCTAAAAACAAAATGTCATGCTTTTCATACAATTAGTAATGCAAGTAATAATGATCTTGTAAAATTTGGTGCAAAAAAACCAATTTACATCATTCCCCCATCAATCGAAGAAATTCAAAAAATGAAAACAATACAAAATGACAAACAATTCATCTATGTTGGTAGACTGGTATTTTATAAAAATGTTGAAATTTTAATCAAAGCTATTAACATTGTAAAAAAACAAGAAAAACAAATCAAATTAATCATAGTAGGTGGTGGTCCACAATTAAAAAAAATCAAAGATATGGTTAAAAAATTGCATCTTGAGGACAACATAACAATCAAAGGTTATGTTAGTTCAGAAGAAAAGATAAAATTAATTTCCCAATCAAATGCAATGTTATTTCCCAGTGTATGCGAGGGGTTTGGATTAGTAATTCTGGAGGCATTTTCACAGAATAAACCAGTCATAGTATCAAATATTCCACCAATGTCAGACACCATAAATCATAACGAGACAGGTTTCGTTTTGAATTCAAATGATGAAAACGCATGGGCAGAATATATCTTAAGATTAACAAGAAATCCACATGACTCTAAACAAATGGGAATAAAAGGAAATAAGGTTTTAAAAGAAAAATACAATCAAAAAAAATTCTATCAGAATATAATCAACATGTATGAATCAATGCTATAA
- a CDS encoding MBOAT family protein, protein MLFNTIEFVVFFVVVLAVISIIRYRKFQHLYLLGASYFFFYFSSNYLVTLLAVSTLLDFYIGKEIFKSQNKSRKKILLITSLTANLGLLGFFKYTDFAIAQFNILGNHINLGTEIPLLNIILPIGISFYTFQTISYTVDIYRGQLTPSKSFWEFALFVSFFPQLVAGPIIRAKDFLPQLREKIDSFSTGQKLRLIVTDNSNLKLGITIMSFGFLKKMFFADNIAPLANHVFDNPIGQESFTIIIGAIAFGIQIYGDFSGYTDIAIGAALILGFKIPINFNKPYFATSPSDFWGRWHISLSTWLRDYLYIPLGGSRKSEKRTYVNLATVMFLGGLWHGASWNFVIWGMLHGLYLAIHRIISDKIPFLKNHSFFKTKLGVVFSIFVTQYLIFLTWIAFRVHDFNDLLYSMQKYVILDFAIKNTSEIILTHKLEVVLIVAFFILNYISYRRPNMRETVAQWSIWKWSLVLLGIALLILFFYDGHPKDFIYFKF, encoded by the coding sequence ATGTTATTTAACACAATTGAATTTGTAGTATTTTTTGTTGTTGTTTTAGCTGTAATTAGTATTATAAGGTACAGAAAATTCCAACACTTGTATCTTTTAGGTGCAAGTTATTTTTTCTTTTATTTTTCTAGTAATTATCTTGTGACTCTTTTAGCAGTATCTACTTTGTTAGATTTTTACATTGGAAAAGAAATTTTTAAAAGTCAAAATAAATCTAGAAAAAAAATTCTACTTATTACAAGTTTAACAGCGAATCTAGGATTACTAGGATTTTTTAAATATACAGACTTCGCAATTGCACAATTCAATATTCTTGGAAATCATATTAATTTAGGAACAGAAATTCCATTACTTAACATAATATTGCCAATTGGAATTTCATTTTACACATTTCAAACGATTAGTTATACGGTGGATATCTATAGGGGACAACTAACTCCAAGCAAGTCATTTTGGGAGTTTGCATTGTTTGTGTCATTTTTCCCACAACTAGTTGCAGGTCCAATTATACGAGCAAAAGATTTCTTACCACAATTAAGAGAGAAAATTGATTCTTTCAGTACAGGACAGAAATTACGCCTAATAGTTACGGATAATTCAAATCTCAAATTAGGCATTACAATAATGTCTTTTGGTTTTCTAAAAAAGATGTTTTTTGCAGATAATATTGCACCATTGGCAAACCATGTTTTCGATAATCCAATAGGGCAGGAATCATTTACAATTATCATTGGAGCTATTGCTTTTGGTATTCAAATTTACGGTGATTTTTCAGGTTATACGGATATTGCCATAGGAGCGGCTTTAATTCTAGGATTTAAGATTCCCATTAATTTCAACAAGCCATACTTTGCAACATCACCTTCAGACTTTTGGGGAAGATGGCATATTTCGCTATCAACTTGGCTAAGAGATTATCTTTACATTCCATTGGGTGGAAGTCGGAAATCTGAAAAACGAACTTATGTTAATCTTGCAACAGTGATGTTTCTTGGTGGTTTGTGGCACGGTGCATCATGGAATTTTGTGATTTGGGGAATGTTGCATGGGCTTTATCTTGCCATTCACAGAATAATTTCAGACAAAATTCCATTTTTAAAGAATCATTCATTTTTTAAAACAAAATTAGGTGTTGTTTTTTCGATTTTTGTTACACAATATCTCATATTCTTAACATGGATTGCATTCAGAGTTCATGATTTTAATGATTTATTGTATTCCATGCAAAAATATGTAATCTTGGATTTTGCTATCAAGAATACCTCAGAGATCATTCTTACACATAAGTTAGAAGTAGTTCTGATAGTTGCATTTTTTATCCTAAATTATATTTCCTATAGAAGACCCAATATGCGTGAGACGGTCGCTCAATGGAGTATTTGGAAATGGTCATTAGTATTATTAGGAATAGCACTCTTGATTTTATTCTTCTACGATGGTCATCCAAAGGACTTTATTTACTTTAAATTTTAA